ATCCCTTGTATTCTGCATTTGATTCGGCTTCCTTAAGAAGTTTTAATAAATTTGTTGATGCTTTTACTGGGTACCTCCCAGCGAACCATTTTGAAAGTCCTTTCTTATGGCCAACTTTTTTGTAATATCTCTTGAAGGGTATAGGAGTTTCTAGTTTAATTGTGCTTTCTAGTAATTCCTTTGCCCTTTCGATCTTCATGCCTTTAATTGTATTGCATATCTCTCTACTATGTTTTGGAGATATATTCATATTTTTTCCATAAACTTTTGCAGTTTTTGTCTCATCTATATCAGTTCTTGAATAAGGCATCAGATCACCTCAATGGTACATACTGGGAAGACTTTGTAGAGCCCACTCCAGGGGCACCATGTGAAACTCTTCTTCTTGAAGGCGCGAATTCTCCTAAATAATGTCCCACCATCTCAGGAGTTATCTCTACAGGAACAAATTCCTTACCATTGTAAATTCCTATAGTAACTCCAAGCATCTCGGGGAGTATTACCATATCACGGCAGTGTGTTTTTACAGTATAATTGTTTCCAGCTTCCATTTCTTTTCTTGATTCTCGAATATTCTTAAGTAATTTTTTCTGTCTCACGGGAAGTCCTCTTTTGAGAGATCTTCTCTGTCTTGATGGCAAGAGTTCTATCAA
This genomic stretch from Methanofastidiosum sp. harbors:
- the rplV gene encoding 50S ribosomal protein L22 encodes the protein MPYSRTDIDETKTAKVYGKNMNISPKHSREICNTIKGMKIERAKELLESTIKLETPIPFKRYYKKVGHKKGLSKWFAGRYPVKASTNLLKLLKEAESNAEYKG
- a CDS encoding 30S ribosomal protein S19 translates to MAKKEFSFMGFTVDQMGKMSMDKLIELLPSRQRRSLKRGLPVRQKKLLKNIRESRKEMEAGNNYTVKTHCRDMVILPEMLGVTIGIYNGKEFVPVEITPEMVGHYLGEFAPSRRRVSHGAPGVGSTKSSQYVPLR